GGCGTTCTTAAATAATCAGCATCATCTCCTGCCCAGCTCCGGAGCATACCAGTATCACCTTTAGGTGTGATTCTGCCGCTGCCAACTTTGATCCTGTAATATGTCTGCAGGGCACTACTGTTTAGCATTTCGTATAGCACGCCTGGATGACCCACAAATATAATTTGTTGTCCGTTGGGTTCAAAGAAGTAGAGATCACTGGGCATCGAAACCACCTCAATTCCATTCACAAACGCATAAGAATTTGGATGGGTTGTGTTTGGTGTGAAGGTCAGGTTGATCCTCTGCCCATCATCCACGTTGATGATGTATTCTTTAAAGATGGTGTCCCTGCTTGCAGCATCAGCGTTAAGCGAAGCATTGAAATCCTTAAGGAGTGTGAAACCCTCGGATTTGACCGTGAAGAAGGCGTTATTACGGTCAAAGCCAGCGTAAGAAGCAGGGTAGAAGAAGAGACGAACAAATTTCCGGCCAAGTGTGACCGGGAAGGAGTAACTGAATTCAGAGTTAGACAAGCGAGCACTGGTATAGGGAACTTGGTAAAGAGGAAATTGTGTGGTTGGTTGAGCAACGATGGTTTTTGTGTCTTGAAGAGTAAAGAGATTTGAGTGTATGTCTCCGTTCCATGACCTTTCACCGTCGGAGGATTTGCCACTTGAGCCACAATTGATGCTGTAGCTATCAACTGGAACATAAGCTTCAATGGATATGGCTAAGTCCGAGAGGAACAAGAGAGAAAGGCAAATGATAGTGGCTATGGCAGAGGTTATGCTATAACTCCTCAAGTTCATGGTTGAAAAGGACAGTCGTGTTTAATTGCAGATGTGGTTAGGAACAAAACGAATCAATGAAATTATGAAGAATTCATGAGGTGAGGccattatatatattgttcCGATTGCCGGTAGTTACTAGGAAGAAAGAAAGCTTGAAAGTACTGGGCAAGTAGTAAAATAATGTATATGATTGTGACCCTAGTGACACCCTAGTTCCGTTATTTGACTAGTTCCATTTTTGAAAGATTATTAATGGTCATATATGTTTTACTTTTGGAAACACACTTACTGGCTATATaaaaaagattaataaaatatgataaaaaaatgtttatcacttaaataaaagaaaatgtacataaaaaaaaatatacaaacaataatataaatatcatttcactttgaaaatGTGTGCAACGACTGGCTCATAAGCTTCATGAAACGTGGATTGGtagtaaaatattaaaatgcAAGATAAAAGCATATTGGTAACATAGCTCATGTTTGATTTGATGGAGTAGTAGTTGTACGTAGTGTTTAATTCAGAGAGAGAATATTATTACTTATTAGTACTTTGTTTTGGGTAAGAAGACGACATatatatcaagactcaagaggcaTATAAACACACTATTTTTAGTCAAGTCAAGTAAGATTATTAAAACTGAAAGCTCTATCTGGTTTCTTTGGTTCTTGCTTGGAAGCTAGGAAACCGTAATATACTAATATCAACGTCTAGAAAATTAAACTGGCGTACAGGAAGGGTGGTGAAGAAGACTATTAATGCCATGCTTGATTGAGACCTTATCAAATTTCAGTATAGTGAGAGTATAAAAAAACACTAATCAAAACTTTTAAACTCCAAAATTTAGTTTAATGGTGGTGGTGCATGAATAGTATTCTttactttttagtttttagttaattatCCTTCTTTCTATTCTTTAGTTACATGCATATTTGGATATTACGGATGAAATGgaataatataaataacttCATAATGCGTTTTTTCTTGAATATGTTgcttttcagattttttttttcctttcatttTATTCACCATGAATGTCATCTTTCTCAGCAGCCTTACCCATGCAGCCATGCTTGTTTGCTTAATAAATTCATTTGCAACCCACTCACAGTATCACACATTTGCTTATCAATTTCATTTGTAATAGTTAGCTCTACAAGGTCCCGCAAAGTGGTGTTTCAATGTATAACTCCACCTAAAAAATCTTATGATAGTGTTTGCatcgttttttttcttttatttatttattttttttacatctCCTACAGAAATCTCATGCTCTCATCCTAAGTTATTTCTACTTCCAAGACCATTCTtggcaatttttttttttcaaaaacactTACGATCCCAGTGGTACTTCCAGATTGAGAACTCTAATTGGTACCTGGATTTTCACCAGCCGTAGCTTCAATTGGTGGCACGCCTCATTccaattataatttatatataggcattcaaaaatactatttgcacACTAAAACATTAGTCACTATATTctatgtatttgtatataaatatatgtgtagtttaactcatttttaatatatattttatatattctaatatgtattttatctTAGTAGCTGATTTTAATGTACACCTAACATAATTATACCAATATATGCATAAACGGTAAACCATAGCTCCAAAAGCAATTCAGTACATAATTTCAGAACATAAAAGAAATtcaataattcaatacaattgctATGTTGATATGTGTATGCTATATCAGTGTCTCAGAACATCACAAAACAACCATGAGCAGTAGAGCACATTAGAAACTAGAAAGCCATAAACAAAGACAACCATCAAAATTAAGTTCTTGtgtataaaatttcaaaatattgaATAAATTAACATCCACAATTTGAGCGTATTTATGACTCTTTCTtatacaaattaattaaacCAATACGTATAAGAGTGACAAATAAAAGGCAGAAGTGTGCGTAGCATGTAAAATGGACTCAATTAGTCCAAAAAAGGCTTAGAAGCTTCCACAGACGCCCTCCCTCAGTTTCCCACCTCCTCAGAAAGTCCCATCATCTCTTTTGATGTATGTAGTTAGAACTTAGCAGCAGGTGAAGCcaaaattttctaatttattccaacaattggtttaaaataaataaagtgaaaTATGAAAACTAGCTGGCATATGGTTGTCCTATTCCCATGCCATTATATACCACCGTATGCTTGCTTTCGTAAATCTTCACAAAACGGCTAggattttttttccttattcatttattatttagttataCTATTTTAGTTCTGAGATTTCATCACGGTTGTTAGAATCAATTTCCTATATTTGTCGTTGTCACTCGGGcttaaagaaataataaataaagcaataaaaaaaagtaggattcaatttttaaatttcaacttaaaacaatttttcatttaattaaCTTGAACTGTCGAGTGGTCAGTCTAGTTTGTCCGCTTAAATAAGTGTTAGAATTCGAATTCCGCATTGTGAATGCAGCAATTCTCACCTTATGCATAACAGATTCTTAAATGAAGTTCAACTCTGCAACGGAATAATTTTTAACTTgtgagattaaaaaaaatatcgtggataaaaaaaaaaaacaattttcattttgtttgtgGCACATCACAACGCAAGTTTTCAAAATAATCATAGGCTTTGTAACATGGCTattcataaattttgaaaatatgtGCATAGTTTAGAAAATGAAGCCGGAGTATGCGTTGACTACTCTTGCACATAAAGTAACAAGACAATCATAGTCCGAGATACCAAGTGTGGTTAGGCATGAGGGTAAGAACACTTGGGTCCAAAGCATAAACAGAAATAATGGGACGAAGATATAGACAACGCTACGTGTAACTATATGTAACACTTTATGTctgattttattttagttttctaGCTTATTATATACACTCTACAATAAGCTAAGGGGGGCTTCCTTTGCTCAATCCCAGCGACACACATGACTAACATGTGCACTATATTAGGAGTTCTTGCAATTTTAAAATCATCTATAAAATGATATACATGAAATTTTAAGTTCAATTTTCATTAAATTTAATGTAAAAggtaaagaaaaagaaaaaaaaagggggccTCTAATCCTTTTGCTAAGCCATATGAATGCGTTAATCATAGCAAATTTGCCGAAACCAAAAGCAAAAATCACTTCGTTAAGAAACCAAGAAATCCACAAATTTGGGCACTTGGCTTTAAGAAACTTCCGGAAGCTGAATTCTCTTTACTGTGGGAACTCTACATTAAAACAATACAACCCACAATCTCTTTCTTACATGACTCTTGTCTTTCATATATGTATTTCTCTTGTACACAccaaaatagtttttaaaaaaatagtaataaaaactataaaaaaatcttgaatattaaaaaatataaacaacaaaaaatactatcaacatatgaaaaattaattatcaaatcaGTTGTTATAaagttatatataaataattaaatatatataatttaatttatttttaaacatatattttatatttcaatatattCTATACAATTATACGAgtaattaatatgattgataaaaatactaaaaaacaaagaaaaataaatataaataatgttAAATAAAACCATCTTATTCTTACAAGAATACAAGTATCATTTTTTCCATTTCTCATAGTATATGCCAACTGGCCCCCCAAATTAGAACAAGTCAGCATGAGCCGCGTCTTTTTTTTCCACTGACACACACTCTCTCTCCttccactttctctctcctatgttccttttctgttcccttttcatagtgtttttttttatgtCACAGAACTTATAAACCAAGTGATCATAGCTCATACGACATATATATAAGACGCAACAACTCAGTTCAACACAATCCTAACATTATTAACATTCATTCCCCTTTTCACCATTCAAAATGTTGTCTTGTTCCGTTGCCAAAATCCGATTCTTCATCAAACCGCCTCCATGCATTTtgctcttcttccttctctctttcaCTTCCTTCACTTCAACAGGTTCCTGCACtcatgcttttctttttttttttttctagttaAATTTTTAGAACTTTTTCATTGGATATGTGTTCTTGTGGTTTAACGGATTGTTCGGTAATCCAGTTTTTCTCATTTTGCCTCGTGCATGATGGCGTGTACCTTACGCTCTGTTACTCGACTTTTGAGATTGATGCCGAaatttgtcctttgaatttgttgaaaaaaatgaaaagtttGCTTTCtgcaatattattattattattattattattattattattattattattattatgttttggttgatggCAACGGTTTTGATAGAAAACACTGCCAATTGCTTCCTCTGTTTAATATTTCTTGCTATCAAAATTTTGGTATCAAACGATGAAACTGATATTCTGATTATCTATATATCGATCTTATACTAATTAAGTGCTAAGATGATAATTAACCGatattaaattgaattttcgTAGGGTCAACAGTTGAATAAGTAACTGATGGTACTAATTTCAGCTTTAACTTCAGTTATTCATATATGAATGCCCTTACTAATACGGATATCTTTCTTACATGGGAAGGTAGAAACCATTCCGTGGAAATTGAGTGTGTAAAAGTGAAGTTGTATGCTATTTTTGTATGCCTCTTGATAACTATTTTCACTTTATTGATTCAATGTTAGTATGTGATGTCAAGATTTAAGGTTCAATGATTGCTTCCAGTAAAGAAGTTTGATTTTCGATTCGACATTTTGTCTTTCAGAAGCCTATGATGTGCTTGATCCAAACGGAAACATTACAATCAGATGGGATATTATAAGCTGGACACCAGATGGTTATGTTGTAAGTATATTCTTTTAGAATTATACATGGTTTTGAAATGatttcatttatttttgttCTGTTAGAAGCTTGATCTTGCTAAAACACAATTGAGTCTACTGCAGGCTGTTGTTACATTAAACAATTTCCAGCAATACCGTCACATCTCGGCGCCAGGGTGGTCGCTAGGATGGACATGGGCAAAGAAAGAGGTAATATGGAGCATGATGGGAGGGCAGACTACCGAACAAGGCGATTGCTCGAAATTCAAGACAACCCCACCACATTGCTGTAAAAAGGACCCAACCGTTGTAGATTTACTTCCCGGAACACCATACAATCAACAAATTGCAAATTGTTGCAAAGGAGGTGTACTCAGCTCATGGGCACAGGATCCGGCAAATGCCATTGCATCATTTCAAATCAGTGTTGGTAGAGCTGGAACCTCTAACAAAACAGTCAAAGTGCCCAAGAACTTCACCTTGAAAGCACCAGGACCGGGTTATACCTGTGGGCCGGGAAAAATTGTTCAACCTACTCAATTCTTAACAGGAGATAAAAGAAGAAGGACTCAAGCTCTCAGTAAGTTGATATAATATGCTCTAGttctttagttgttttattGTCACCATTATCAAAATCGTGCAATCTGGTAATAGTTCTTTGATTAAATCCAAAACTTGCTTTCTAATTAACTGACAGCACTTATTAGCAATACTTTTGACCTTACTATTTCTTATATTTCTCTGATGTATTGCAGTGACATGGAATGTGACATGCATGTATTCACAATTTCTAGCTCAGAAAACTCCCACTTGCTGTGTTTCACTCTCATCTTTCTATAATGATACCATTGTACCCTGCCCAACGTGTTCATGTGGCTGCCAGGGCAACTCTTCTCAATCCGGGAACTGTGTAGAGTATGTGTTTACTCCTTGTATTGCGATTTCCTTCGAAACAGAAATGAATATTTCACACTAAGATATGTTCTTTCTCTTTATGTTTACAGTCCAGATACACCACATTTGGCATCAGTTGTTGCTAACCCTGCAAAGAGTTCTCCTTTCGTTCAATGCACTCGCCATATGTGTCCTGTTCGAGTTCATTGGCATGTTAAGCTTAACTACAAGGAGTACTGGCGTGTGAAGGTCACTATTACTAATTTCAATTACAAGATGAACTATACAGATTGGAACTTGGTTATTCAACACCCGAATTTCGACAATTTGACTCAGCTTTTTAGTTTTAACTACAAGTCGTTGACACCCTATGGCACAATAAGTAAGTATTATCCTTTGTTCTAAGctttcttcttttaaaaaaaataaataaaaagaaaaaagaaaacctTCAAGGACAAGCAATCTTTCAGACATGAGGCACCAATTATTATAGAGGGAGGGATTGTGAAAGTTTGTGTTATATTCAAAATTATCTAGTCCTAATCACTGAATGAGCAACAAAAATCTCTCTATTCATCATAGAATATCAAATCCTTTTTACTCCTTACTTTTTTCTAGAAGCATGTGAATTACTGATATGAATTGCTTTAAACAGATGATACAGCATTGCTATGGGGAATTAAGTTCTACAATGATTTGCTCATGGAAGCCGGTCCGGAAGGTAATGTACAATCAGAGCTACTCTTCCGAAAGGATAAATCAACTTTTACTTTCGACAAAGGTTGGGCATTTCCTCGGAGGATCTATTTCAATGGTGACAACTGTGTGATGCCACCACCTGATGCTTATCCGTGGTTGCCAAATGCCAGTTCCCGGCGAGAGGTTTCCTTGCTAGCTTTAGTGCTGGCTTCCTTTGTAGTCTTGGCATTGTGTGCATATGCTTAATGTTCATATTCATGACCATGGGAAACTCAACTTCGCCACCAAAATTATCAGTCTGACTAGTTTTGATGCAAATTTGGAATATCAATTGGGAATTTGATCAGATACAGAGATTGACATGCAGTAAAAAATTCAAGATTAGTTCAGGACTCAATGATTTAATTTCCAACTTTAAGCATATTGGTGGTTGAATGTTGCTGCTGTGGTGTCGTTTCGATAGTGGTGAAGACTCACATGCAGTTGTCTTCATGTGAGTTTCTACCTTAGGTAGTATGGATTCACCTCTTCATTGAGTTCGAGTAAGGCGAGATTGTGTTTCTATTAGTGTGACATGTTGAGCATTTAGTGTATCTTTCATGGCAGCAAAAGCTAGCTATGATGATTGTACTTCTAAAATACTTtagttgtatatatatactttttgtCTAAATGTTgctacacatatatatatattttacatgATCTTGGTTTTTTCTATGCATTCTTAGGATATGTTATGCTGATGCATTTAgtgtttcattttatttttgttctaagACTATTAATATTTTCTGGTAAACAATAAAAAAGGAGATGAATTATTGGTTAAGACATTATAATAGCAGCATCATGAATTCATGATTCAGACAAAAATCATTGTTGGATTATTATATTTAGCATCCCTTTGGTGCTCATCAAGAAACACCTCCATGAATCTGGCTTGGTGTTTTCAAAGAATGACTTGAACATTAAGTTTCATACATAATGTTTATCAAGTTACTTTTAAGTGTACATGGTCTCAAAACTTTTCATAAAACAAAACTATATATGAACCCCACCAATTCATCATAAAACTAGGAAGAATATCAATGATAAAATGAGTACTGGGAAGGCACTTGGTGTTTGAGGGGAAGAATTAGGGAGGAATGGATAGGAATCTGGTGGTGGAAGCATGCATTCATCACCATTAAAGTAGACTTTTCTTGGAAATGCCCAACCTTGCTTGAATGTGAATGTGTCCTTGTCCTTCTGAAGAAGCACTTCTGATTGAACATTCCCAGTTGGTCCAGCTTCCATTAATAGATCATTGAAGTATTTCATGCCAAAAAACATGCCAGTGTCATCTACATACAAAAAATGAGAACACATGTGAATAACCATTCTCAAAATTATTAGTCTGAGAAATGTTATTTGAACAATTAAAATTGGTTGTCCATTTTTTCAAATAATACAAATTTAGTAGCTATCAATTATATTGCATCATTTAAGATGTGACAttggataaaaaaataatatatacaatACACTAATACAATAAcctttataatattttttgtaggaataattttaaaagatgaGGAAACGGCTGTACAACtgtatattaaataaaatattataattacataaaaaagatttactaaaaaatagaaataattgacACAGAcaaatttatcttaaattttatgaATAACAAAACTTGGAACATATCATATATTCACTGCAAAGGAATTttagagataaaaaaatatttatgtacTATGGTATCAAGATATGAGCATGTCAGTAATTTTGAAGTACTTGTGCtgctatataaaaataatatgaatgtAAAAGCATATTATGAGGATATATATGAGTATATTAATGATTCATACATAGATAATCAAATTGTGAAAcaataagaaaaaagaatttattAGCTGAGACTACTCACTTATGGAAGCATAGGGAAGTATAGGCTTGTAATCAAAGCTGAAAACTTGTGTGACATTGTTGAGATTTGGATGCTGAATTGCAAGAGTCCAGAGGGAATAGTTCATCCTGTAATTGAAATTTGTTATGGCAATCTTGACTCGCCAATAGTCCTTATAGTTTTGCTTCACATGCCAATGCACCCTTATTGGACACATatgatgagtgcactgcatcaATGGTTCATTGTCTTTCTTTGGAGTGTGAACACCAACCATGCTCAGAATTTTAGAGTCACTCCTGCATGCACCATAGCAACCGTTATATAATCACATAAATATGTTAATGGCATAAACTGTTTTGCAATAGTGACTTACTTGACACAATTCCTTTTGTTCTGGCAGCCACATGCACAAGAGGGACAAGGGGTAATAGTTTCATTGTAGAAAGATGACAAAGATAAACAACAAGCAGGGTTCTTTCTTGCTAGAAATTGTGAGTATGTGCAGGTAACATTCCATGTCACTGCATAAGAGACAACAAATGAAACATCAGAATTCTTGGTAAGTAAGGTTGCATTTGTTTCTGAGAACAGGACAAGACAagacagagacacaaaattttgtatttttgtatcctatttggtgataaaatagaacaaattatgaaaatttaatttattttcattttttttcattcaaaaatttgagacgaaaaatataatagtaaaatatatagttataaaaaattaacaagaataataaaagaaaaaataaaaaataagttgtgtctcgGTGTTCTTCCTTTAAGGATGgatacaaaatacactaatttagTATCCCTGAACACATTATCTCTGTCTATGTTGTCAAACACGATATTGTGTCTCCGTGTCCTATATCGATAAATAAACACAGCCTAAATCTTCATAAAAAGTGAAACAAATATGAAATCTTAAAAGGTGTGTTTGGTTTGtattttcattttctatttttttctcataattttgctaaagaaaaataaataagaaaactgGAGGTAGAAACAGAAAAACAGAATTTTATTGTTTtcactcttttctctttttccttcttaaaatttctgaaaatagaaaacactaaaaataaaaacagagtTTAAGAACTTACTCAGGGCTTGAGTCTTGCGGCGCTTGTCCGGAGTAAGGAAAGTGGTGGAAGGAACAACCTTGGCCCGGCCGCAAGTGTATCCCGGTCCGGGAGCCAAGAGAGTGAAGTTCTTGGGGAGTTTAACCGTCTTGTTGGAGGTACCGGCTTGGCCAACACTGATTTGGAAGGAAGAAATAGCCTGTGAAGGGTCTTGGCCCCATGCAGCAACAACTCCACCCTTACAGCAATTTGTGAATTGCTGGTTGTAAGGGACACCAGGAAGCAAGTCCACAACTGTTGGGATTTTCTTGCAGCAGTGAGGTATGTTCCCTTTGAACTTTGAGCAGTCACCTTGCTCTGTTGTTTGAGCTCCTATCATAGACCATATCACTTCTTTCTTTGCCCATGTCCATCCCAGGGTCCATCCAGGGTTCATTATGTGCCGGAACATTTGGAAGTTGTACAACGTTACGTCCGCCTGATGGTCGGAAAAAATGCAGTTAGCATAGACAGTTTAGTCAAATATGTCAAACCATGTAACAGTTTTCGCCATTTGTCTTTACACCAAGACAACTTATTAGAAATGAAATTCGTACTTACAACATAGCCATCTGGAGTCCAAGACACTATATCCCATTTGATTGTTACATTCCCATTTGGATCCAAAGGATCATAAGCACctatgataaattaaaaaaaaaatggcaaatgAGCTAAATATAATGTTTGTATGTGTgaaaccaaaacaaaataaaaagataaacatTGCATGGTATGATATCTAATTCTAACCTGCATTGGAGAACAACACAATTACACAAAGAACTAAGATGACAAGCCTCATTGACTATGTGATATGTTATCAATTAACTAAGCAAACTTTCACAAATGTTAGAACTTGGAATATAGCTTCAACTAAGTAACCAAATTATGGAAAATGCTAATGGTATTGGATGTATAGTAGTAGTATTGTAGAGGGAATGGAATTCACTGTTGGTGTTGCAGTGATGTCTCACCTAATGGTTGTTACAAAACCTGCACACATTTGTGATTGCTGTTGAAGTTTCCATATCTTGAAGCAACCGCCATGGACCATAGAGAGAACATACATTAGGGATATGTTAAAGAGTGAACATAACATGTCAACCGTTGTTAAGTTTTTTCATTTCTTTGAGTGTTGGAACAAATAAGGCGTGACACCAAGTTATTTGAATTGCATAACCATAAGGATTAAGGATCAAATAAATGGATACGGCGTTTTTTGTctttatgttaaaaatatatagTTGAAGTTTTTGTCTAATTTGAATGTAATTGCTATATGATTTTAAATATCATACTGTCGGTGttaagaaaaggaaaatcacTAGACAATCAGAATTTCGTCGTCCGAATAATGTGACATTGTTTGTGTCTTTGAATAATAAAAAGTGGATCCTAATACTTCTTATTTTCTTGCCagattttagttatatttttctGATTGATGCTGAAGCacttttcttaaaatattttaatgaaaACTCAGGTGGAGTTGAAGTTGATAATTAAGAGCCGTTAAATGATTTGAATAATTCAACTAAAtttcatctaacggctctcaatTATCAATTCCACGTGAAGTTGACTGCACTTGAGTTTCTAccaaatattttatatacaaattaaataaaattatcttatttcTATGTTAGTAGGAAATAAATAtctttatctaaaaaatattataatataaatataaattaataatgtaatcatatatataaataatttaattttcacaCATTATCAGTGTAgaagaattatatatatattaataatgtGATTACGTAATTAATTTCTATACTTATTATTTAAAAAGCTATATGAACACATGAATCTAATTAAATAATCATGTAAAACTCTTTAAATAGTATATTAAATTAaactcatataaaaaaaattatgcggATCAAAATGACAAAACTATTATgcatcaaataaaaaaaagtctaGTTTTCTAGCATTTGTCCAATATTTAACCAATATAAGGAATTATTTAAT
This sequence is a window from Arachis stenosperma cultivar V10309 chromosome 10, arast.V10309.gnm1.PFL2, whole genome shotgun sequence. Protein-coding genes within it:
- the LOC130955221 gene encoding protein COBRA-like, producing the protein MLSCSVAKIRFFIKPPPCILLFFLLSFTSFTSTEAYDVLDPNGNITIRWDIISWTPDGYVAVVTLNNFQQYRHISAPGWSLGWTWAKKEVIWSMMGGQTTEQGDCSKFKTTPPHCCKKDPTVVDLLPGTPYNQQIANCCKGGVLSSWAQDPANAIASFQISVGRAGTSNKTVKVPKNFTLKAPGPGYTCGPGKIVQPTQFLTGDKRRRTQALMTWNVTCMYSQFLAQKTPTCCVSLSSFYNDTIVPCPTCSCGCQGNSSQSGNCVDPDTPHLASVVANPAKSSPFVQCTRHMCPVRVHWHVKLNYKEYWRVKVTITNFNYKMNYTDWNLVIQHPNFDNLTQLFSFNYKSLTPYGTINDTALLWGIKFYNDLLMEAGPEGNVQSELLFRKDKSTFTFDKGWAFPRRIYFNGDNCVMPPPDAYPWLPNASSRREVSLLALVLASFVVLALCAYA
- the LOC130955222 gene encoding COBRA-like protein 4 → MRLVILVLCVIVLFSNAGAYDPLDPNGNVTIKWDIVSWTPDGYVADVTLYNFQMFRHIMNPGWTLGWTWAKKEVIWSMIGAQTTEQGDCSKFKGNIPHCCKKIPTVVDLLPGVPYNQQFTNCCKGGVVAAWGQDPSQAISSFQISVGQAGTSNKTVKLPKNFTLLAPGPGYTCGRAKVVPSTTFLTPDKRRKTQALMTWNVTCTYSQFLARKNPACCLSLSSFYNETITPCPSCACGCQNKRNCVKSDSKILSMVGVHTPKKDNEPLMQCTHHMCPIRVHWHVKQNYKDYWRVKIAITNFNYRMNYSLWTLAIQHPNLNNVTQVFSFDYKPILPYASINDTGMFFGMKYFNDLLMEAGPTGNVQSEVLLQKDKDTFTFKQGWAFPRKVYFNGDECMLPPPDSYPFLPNSSPQTPSAFPVLILSLIFFLVL